The following are encoded in a window of Calonectris borealis chromosome 17, bCalBor7.hap1.2, whole genome shotgun sequence genomic DNA:
- the ASXL1 gene encoding polycomb group protein ASXL1 isoform X2, whose translation MKEMKQRRKKERTWAEAARLVLENYSDAPMTPKQILQVIEAEGLKEMSGTSPLACLNAMLHSNSRGGDGLFYKLPGRISLFTLKKDALQWSRNLSVPEGEELEDTADAESCESNEASTVSGDNDVSLDETSSNASCSTESQSKGPATTRESYRTGSQTTKQKKKTGVMLPRVVLTPLKVNGAHMESASGFTGRHADGESSSTSSSSSSSLALCKATLRSRTEINRDPPQLLRGQMKRNRGEDIDFETPGSILVNTNLRALINSRTFNALPSHFQQQLLYLLPEVDRQVGADGLMRLSGSALNNEFFTHAAQSWRERLADGEFTHEMQVRIRQEMEKEKRVEQWKEKFFEDYYGQKLGLTQEESQEQNLVQEDAENRTGLSVKGEARLPRSPSTRQRDGHFKKRSRADLRCRARRSLYKLREPEQAETSKETASVGADSSLHKETKPEVDLKKDDLTSSSAAVLKPESSELHLSPETSKLHSKSEDLSLAAANRIPSLPQENSARESKDQKRKSFEEAASASFPEKKPRLEDRQSFRNTIESVHPEKPQPTKEEPKVPPIRIQLSRIKPPWVVKGQPAYQICPRIIPNTEPSSRGRTGARTLADIKARALQARAQREAATAAIGGGGGPGGGRSADEGGGGGESSSRAEHRRSKRTHGKRSSDLQRTQLLSSLHLNGGKANSEVAAQEADPDSFVSSRQDPFSSKSEGSGVLGCTAGSSSGEAQPGDGSPRRQLCEALTGPSLDNATSERQEESPGQLLCDPRTETPSCVASQERPSTKLKRVVPPVNGLSCSQVRGAVISPTGERVVSELRDVSAPAGQLDCHPDVKENPSSCPTLPPELSSGGKECHEPEMVPRFRFNASETFVEKCGADSGNSKTVTAGVEKAVPALYGFSHLQAEKEGDGKRSNEEQNTESLVKPSLHDDFISQNRIDTSEKLLQLRERCPGTEPENARQPPRETPEFETNGDDETQSTHSETTDTASDFEGDIADENVEMDICFRSVSCREVAGKDSSCHSSTESCGRIRSKSSAETGSLAYVDFPAVAAMSAAPPSLRWGPQAPLPQKAERPRGSARPVSSVETSNPLVMQLLKGNLPLEEVLPVSHANIKLETTQPLDKQSESLSLQMEGSCYFGKESSPDVGIKTSALSRSEDFQSMRSSIDPQEKCGSGAALPRAEDVEDQSVPEKHSKVGSTLSCQDQLANVVSASQKPGDVGPRERTFSSCSFEEQKELPKVHRVPQHNPLTSVVTNKSPEKLDASTEPQFLSPTVTPLGPNQTGGTSVNKNYVGVQGKKLFGSGFPCSPSVRLHHSRALDQVSAMGTSSPSKQIPLNKSCASGEGMPAAREGWTSKQHTNTLGGVKNENVLARGSPAKSNAENRKDAAQNPVELTEHLQSVPLVMDLPFFKFSREPGKGHNHPLEPSSIPSQLNIKQAFYGKLSKLQLNSTSFNYSSNTPAFPRSLAGSMMQLTHKANFAANHNTSLSVQMFADSSSVDEISFKCSCSLKAMIMCKGCGAFCHDDCIGPSKLCVLCLVVR comes from the exons CTGCCTGGACGCATCAGCCTTTTCACGCTCAAG AAGGATGCCTTGCAGTGGTCTCGGAACCTGTCTGTGCCAGAaggggaggagctggaggacacaGCAGACGCAGAAAGTTGCGAGTCCAATGAAGCGAGCACTGTGAGTGGTGATAATGATG TGTCTCTTGATGAAACCTCCTCTAATGCCTCCTGTTCCACCGAGTCTCAGAGCAAGGGACCTGCTACTACCAGGGAAAGCTACAGGACCGGCTCCCAG acaaccaaacaaaagaaaaagactggTGTAATGCTGCCACGTGTTGTCTTAACACCGCTGAAAGTAAATGGGGCACACATGGAGTCTGCCTCCG gCTTCACAGGAAGGCATGCTGATGGGGAGAGCAGTAGcacatccagcagcagcagcagctctttggcGCTGTGCAAAGCCACCTTGCGTAGTAGAACGGAAATAAACAGGGATCCTCCGCAGCTTCTGAGAG GGCAAATGAAACGCAACAGGGGTGAGGATATCGACTTTGAAACACCTGGTTCCATTCTTGTCAATACAAACCTGCGAGCTCTGATAAACTCCAGAACCTTTAATGCGCTCCCATCGcacttccagcagcagcttctctacctccttccaGAAGTTGATAGACAG GTTGGGGCTGATGGGCTGATGCGTCTCAGCGGCAGTGCTCTGAATAATGAATTCTTCACCCACGCTGCGCAGAGCTGGAGAGAACGACTAGCTGATG GTGAATTCACCCATGAGATGCAAGTTCGAATTCGgcaggagatggaaaaggaaaagagagtggAGCAATGGAAAGAGAAGTTTTTTGAGGACTACTATGGACAAAA GTTGGGCTTGACGCAAGAAGAATCCCAGGAGCAGAATTTGGTGCAAGAAGATGCTGAGAACAGGACAGGACTGTCTGTTAAAGGAGAAGCCAGACTGCCGCGCAGTCCTTCTACACGGCAGAGAGATGGGCACTTCAAGAAACGCTCCCGGGCCGACCTGCGGTGCAGAGCCAGGAGGAGCCTGTACAAATTGCGTGAACCTGAGCAAGCAGAGACTTCCAAAGAGACCGCTTCTGTGGGAGCAGATTCCTCTCTTCATAAAGAGACAAAGCCTGAGGTAGACCTGAAGAAAGATGATCTGACGAGTTCTTCGGCTGCAGTACTGAAGCCAGAGAGTTCAGAGTTGCACCTCTCTCCAGAGACTTCCAAATTACACAGTAAATCGGAAGATCTGTCATTGGCAGCTGCAAACAGAATTCCCAGTTTGCCCCAGGAGAACTCTGCTCGGGAGTCGAAGGACCAGAAGAGGAAAAGCTTTGAGGAGGCTGCCTCTGCGTCCTTCCCCGAAAAGAAGCCCCGGCTTGAAGATCGTCAGTCCTTTCGTAACACAATTGAAAGTGTTCACCCAGAAAAGCCACAGCCTACTAAAGAGGAGCCAAAAGTCCCACCCATCCGG atTCAACTTTCACGTATTAAACCACCCTGGGTGGTTAAAGGTCAGCCCGCTTACCAGATATGCCCCAGGATCATCCCCAACACGGAGCCCTCCAGCCGGGGCAGGACTGGGGCCAGAACACTCGCAGACATTAAAGCCCGTGCTTTGCAAGCCCGAGCCCAGCGAGAAGCTGCTACAGCCGCCATTGGAGGTGGGGGTGGCCCAGGTGGAGGGAGAAGCGCTGAtgaaggaggtggtggaggagaatCCAGCAGCCGTGCAGAGCACAGGAGATCAAAGAGAACTCATGGAAAGCGTTCGTCAGATCTACAACGAACACAATTACTGTCGTCTCTCCATCTGAATGGAGGAAAGGCTAACTCTGAGGTGGCTGCTCAGGAGGCTGACCCGGATTCCTTCGTCTCTTCAAGACAAGACCCCTTTTCTTCAAAGAGTGAGGGAAGTGGCGTTCTGGGATGCACCGCAGGCAGTAGCTCAGGGGAAGCTCAACCCGGCGACGGCTCACCGAGAAGGCAGCTCTGTGAGGCTTTAACTGGGCCGTCCTTAGACAATGCAACCTctgagaggcaggaggaaagccCTGGGCAGCTCCTCTGTGACCCAAGGACCGAAACCCCATCTTGTGTTGCATCACAGGAGAGGCCGAGTACAAAGCTGAAACGCGTGGTTCCTCCAGTAAACGGCCTGTCGTGTTCTCAGGTGCGGGGAGCTGTGATCAGTCCTACGGGAGAGAGGGTTGTGTCAGAACTCAGAGATGTTAGTGCTCCCGCCGGACAGCTGGATTGTCATCCTGATGTGAAGGAAAATCCCTCCAGTTGTCCTACTCTTCCGCCAGAATTGTCATCAGGTGGTAAAGAATGCCATGAGCCAGAAATGGTACCTAGATTTAGATTTAATGCCTCTGAAACATTTGTGGAAAAATGTGGCGCTGATAGTGGTAACTCGAAAACGGTGACTGCTGGAGTGGAGAAGGCAGTCCCGGCACTGTATGGCTTCTCGCACCTGcaggcagagaaagagggagatggCAAACGAAGTAACGAAGAACAGAATACAGAGTCTCTGGTGAAACCCTCTTTACACGATGACTTTATTTCTCAAAATAGGATAGATACCTCTGAAAAACTTCTGCAGCTGAGGGAGAGGTGCCCCGGAACAGAACCAGAAAATGCGCGTCAGCCACCGAGAGAGACTCCAGAGTTCGAGACAAACGGAGATGATGAAACACAGAGTACACACAGTGAAACAACAGATACCGCTTCAGATTTTGAAGGCGACATAGCTGATGAGAATGTCGAGATGGATATATGTTTCAGAAGTGTCAGCTGTAGGGAGGTGGCTGGTAAAGACTCCTCCTGTCACAGCAGCACTGAGAGTTGTGGTAGGATTAGATCAAAATCATCTGCGGAAACAGGTAGTCTGGCCTATGTGGACTTCCCTGCAGTCGCAGCGATGAGCGCTGCACCTCCGTCTCTGAGATGGGGACCACAAGCACCGTTGCCCCAGAAAGCCGAGCGGCCGAGAGGTTCTGCTCGCCCCGTATCCTCTGTTGAAACCAGCAACCCCTTGGTGATGCAGCTGCTTAAGGGGAACCTTCCACTGGAAGAAGTTCTCCCAGTATCTCACGCCAACATCAAGCTGGAAACTACACAGCCACTGGACAAGCAGTCAGAAAGCCTCTCCCTGCAAATGGAGGGCAGTTGCTATTTTGGCAAAGAATCTTCTCCGGATGTAGGAATAAAGACGAGTGCCCTAAGCAGGAGTGAAGACTTCCAGTCAATGAGATCTTCCATAGATCCCCAGGAGAAGTGCGGATCAGGGGCAGCATTGCCTAGAGCCGAGGATGTGGAGGATCAGTCTGTTCCAGAAAAACATTCCAAAGTTGGCTCGACTTTAAGCTGCCAAGACCAGCTGGCAAATGTGGTAAGTGCCTCTCAGAAGCCTGGAGATGTGGGCCCTCgggaaagaacattttcttcctgtAGCTTTGAGGAGCAAAAGGAGTTGCCCAAGGTCCATCGGGTGCCACAGCACAACCCATTAACAAGTGTCGTCACAAATAAAAGTCCGGAGAAGTTGGACGCCTCTACGGAGCCTCAGTTTTTATCTCCAACTGTAACTCCCCTTGGTCCAAATCAGACAGGGGGTACATCGGTGAATAAAAATTATGTTGGAGTTCAAGGCAAAAAACTCTTTGGTTCAGGTTTTCCTTGCAGCCCCAGTGTTAGACTACATCACTCCAGGGCTTTGGATCAAGTTTCAGCCATGGGAACCTCGTCCCCCAGCAAACAGATCCCTCTGAACAAGAGCTGTGCGTCAGGAGAAGGAATGCCAGCTGCGAGGGAAGGATGGACTTCAAAGCAGCACACCAACACCCTGGGAGGAGTCAAAAATGAGAACGTGTTGGCACGCGGCAGCCCAGCCAAGAGTAACGCGGAGAACCGGAAGGATGCAGCACAAAACCCCGTGGAGCTGACTGAGCATTTGCAAAGCGTTCCGCTGGTTATGGACTTGCCATTTTTTAAGTTTTCGAGGGAACCAGGAAAAGGACACAATCACCCTTTGGAGCCTTCTTCCATACCCTCTCAGCTCAACATCAAGCAAGCATTTTATGGGAAGCTTTCTAAGCTGCAGCTTAATTCCACCAGCTTTAATTATTCATCCAACACTCCAGCTTTTCCCAGAAGTCTTGCTGGAAGCATGATGCAGCTCACCCACAAAGCGAACTTTGCTGCAAACCATAATACGTCCCTTTCTGTGCAGATGTTTGCCGACAGCAGCAGTGTTGACGAGATATCGTTCAAGTGCTCCTGCAGCCTTAAAGCCATGATCATGTGTAAGGGCTGCGGGGCGTTTTGTCATGACGACTGTATAGGACCCTCTAAGCTTTGTGTATTGTGCCTTGTGGTGAGATAA
- the ASXL1 gene encoding polycomb group protein ASXL1 isoform X1: protein MKEMKQRRKKERTWAEAARLVLENYSDAPMTPKQILQVIEAEGLKEMSGTSPLACLNAMLHSNSRGGDGLFYKLPGRISLFTLKKDALQWSRNLSVPEGEELEDTADAESCESNEASTVSGDNDVSLDETSSNASCSTESQSKGPATTRESYRTGSQTTKQKKKTGVMLPRVVLTPLKVNGAHMESASGFTGRHADGESSSTSSSSSSSLALCKATLRSRTEINRDPPQLLRGIRKPTAGQMKRNRGEDIDFETPGSILVNTNLRALINSRTFNALPSHFQQQLLYLLPEVDRQVGADGLMRLSGSALNNEFFTHAAQSWRERLADGEFTHEMQVRIRQEMEKEKRVEQWKEKFFEDYYGQKLGLTQEESQEQNLVQEDAENRTGLSVKGEARLPRSPSTRQRDGHFKKRSRADLRCRARRSLYKLREPEQAETSKETASVGADSSLHKETKPEVDLKKDDLTSSSAAVLKPESSELHLSPETSKLHSKSEDLSLAAANRIPSLPQENSARESKDQKRKSFEEAASASFPEKKPRLEDRQSFRNTIESVHPEKPQPTKEEPKVPPIRIQLSRIKPPWVVKGQPAYQICPRIIPNTEPSSRGRTGARTLADIKARALQARAQREAATAAIGGGGGPGGGRSADEGGGGGESSSRAEHRRSKRTHGKRSSDLQRTQLLSSLHLNGGKANSEVAAQEADPDSFVSSRQDPFSSKSEGSGVLGCTAGSSSGEAQPGDGSPRRQLCEALTGPSLDNATSERQEESPGQLLCDPRTETPSCVASQERPSTKLKRVVPPVNGLSCSQVRGAVISPTGERVVSELRDVSAPAGQLDCHPDVKENPSSCPTLPPELSSGGKECHEPEMVPRFRFNASETFVEKCGADSGNSKTVTAGVEKAVPALYGFSHLQAEKEGDGKRSNEEQNTESLVKPSLHDDFISQNRIDTSEKLLQLRERCPGTEPENARQPPRETPEFETNGDDETQSTHSETTDTASDFEGDIADENVEMDICFRSVSCREVAGKDSSCHSSTESCGRIRSKSSAETGSLAYVDFPAVAAMSAAPPSLRWGPQAPLPQKAERPRGSARPVSSVETSNPLVMQLLKGNLPLEEVLPVSHANIKLETTQPLDKQSESLSLQMEGSCYFGKESSPDVGIKTSALSRSEDFQSMRSSIDPQEKCGSGAALPRAEDVEDQSVPEKHSKVGSTLSCQDQLANVVSASQKPGDVGPRERTFSSCSFEEQKELPKVHRVPQHNPLTSVVTNKSPEKLDASTEPQFLSPTVTPLGPNQTGGTSVNKNYVGVQGKKLFGSGFPCSPSVRLHHSRALDQVSAMGTSSPSKQIPLNKSCASGEGMPAAREGWTSKQHTNTLGGVKNENVLARGSPAKSNAENRKDAAQNPVELTEHLQSVPLVMDLPFFKFSREPGKGHNHPLEPSSIPSQLNIKQAFYGKLSKLQLNSTSFNYSSNTPAFPRSLAGSMMQLTHKANFAANHNTSLSVQMFADSSSVDEISFKCSCSLKAMIMCKGCGAFCHDDCIGPSKLCVLCLVVR from the exons CTGCCTGGACGCATCAGCCTTTTCACGCTCAAG AAGGATGCCTTGCAGTGGTCTCGGAACCTGTCTGTGCCAGAaggggaggagctggaggacacaGCAGACGCAGAAAGTTGCGAGTCCAATGAAGCGAGCACTGTGAGTGGTGATAATGATG TGTCTCTTGATGAAACCTCCTCTAATGCCTCCTGTTCCACCGAGTCTCAGAGCAAGGGACCTGCTACTACCAGGGAAAGCTACAGGACCGGCTCCCAG acaaccaaacaaaagaaaaagactggTGTAATGCTGCCACGTGTTGTCTTAACACCGCTGAAAGTAAATGGGGCACACATGGAGTCTGCCTCCG gCTTCACAGGAAGGCATGCTGATGGGGAGAGCAGTAGcacatccagcagcagcagcagctctttggcGCTGTGCAAAGCCACCTTGCGTAGTAGAACGGAAATAAACAGGGATCCTCCGCAGCTTCTGAGAGGTATCCGAAAGCCCACGGCTG GGCAAATGAAACGCAACAGGGGTGAGGATATCGACTTTGAAACACCTGGTTCCATTCTTGTCAATACAAACCTGCGAGCTCTGATAAACTCCAGAACCTTTAATGCGCTCCCATCGcacttccagcagcagcttctctacctccttccaGAAGTTGATAGACAG GTTGGGGCTGATGGGCTGATGCGTCTCAGCGGCAGTGCTCTGAATAATGAATTCTTCACCCACGCTGCGCAGAGCTGGAGAGAACGACTAGCTGATG GTGAATTCACCCATGAGATGCAAGTTCGAATTCGgcaggagatggaaaaggaaaagagagtggAGCAATGGAAAGAGAAGTTTTTTGAGGACTACTATGGACAAAA GTTGGGCTTGACGCAAGAAGAATCCCAGGAGCAGAATTTGGTGCAAGAAGATGCTGAGAACAGGACAGGACTGTCTGTTAAAGGAGAAGCCAGACTGCCGCGCAGTCCTTCTACACGGCAGAGAGATGGGCACTTCAAGAAACGCTCCCGGGCCGACCTGCGGTGCAGAGCCAGGAGGAGCCTGTACAAATTGCGTGAACCTGAGCAAGCAGAGACTTCCAAAGAGACCGCTTCTGTGGGAGCAGATTCCTCTCTTCATAAAGAGACAAAGCCTGAGGTAGACCTGAAGAAAGATGATCTGACGAGTTCTTCGGCTGCAGTACTGAAGCCAGAGAGTTCAGAGTTGCACCTCTCTCCAGAGACTTCCAAATTACACAGTAAATCGGAAGATCTGTCATTGGCAGCTGCAAACAGAATTCCCAGTTTGCCCCAGGAGAACTCTGCTCGGGAGTCGAAGGACCAGAAGAGGAAAAGCTTTGAGGAGGCTGCCTCTGCGTCCTTCCCCGAAAAGAAGCCCCGGCTTGAAGATCGTCAGTCCTTTCGTAACACAATTGAAAGTGTTCACCCAGAAAAGCCACAGCCTACTAAAGAGGAGCCAAAAGTCCCACCCATCCGG atTCAACTTTCACGTATTAAACCACCCTGGGTGGTTAAAGGTCAGCCCGCTTACCAGATATGCCCCAGGATCATCCCCAACACGGAGCCCTCCAGCCGGGGCAGGACTGGGGCCAGAACACTCGCAGACATTAAAGCCCGTGCTTTGCAAGCCCGAGCCCAGCGAGAAGCTGCTACAGCCGCCATTGGAGGTGGGGGTGGCCCAGGTGGAGGGAGAAGCGCTGAtgaaggaggtggtggaggagaatCCAGCAGCCGTGCAGAGCACAGGAGATCAAAGAGAACTCATGGAAAGCGTTCGTCAGATCTACAACGAACACAATTACTGTCGTCTCTCCATCTGAATGGAGGAAAGGCTAACTCTGAGGTGGCTGCTCAGGAGGCTGACCCGGATTCCTTCGTCTCTTCAAGACAAGACCCCTTTTCTTCAAAGAGTGAGGGAAGTGGCGTTCTGGGATGCACCGCAGGCAGTAGCTCAGGGGAAGCTCAACCCGGCGACGGCTCACCGAGAAGGCAGCTCTGTGAGGCTTTAACTGGGCCGTCCTTAGACAATGCAACCTctgagaggcaggaggaaagccCTGGGCAGCTCCTCTGTGACCCAAGGACCGAAACCCCATCTTGTGTTGCATCACAGGAGAGGCCGAGTACAAAGCTGAAACGCGTGGTTCCTCCAGTAAACGGCCTGTCGTGTTCTCAGGTGCGGGGAGCTGTGATCAGTCCTACGGGAGAGAGGGTTGTGTCAGAACTCAGAGATGTTAGTGCTCCCGCCGGACAGCTGGATTGTCATCCTGATGTGAAGGAAAATCCCTCCAGTTGTCCTACTCTTCCGCCAGAATTGTCATCAGGTGGTAAAGAATGCCATGAGCCAGAAATGGTACCTAGATTTAGATTTAATGCCTCTGAAACATTTGTGGAAAAATGTGGCGCTGATAGTGGTAACTCGAAAACGGTGACTGCTGGAGTGGAGAAGGCAGTCCCGGCACTGTATGGCTTCTCGCACCTGcaggcagagaaagagggagatggCAAACGAAGTAACGAAGAACAGAATACAGAGTCTCTGGTGAAACCCTCTTTACACGATGACTTTATTTCTCAAAATAGGATAGATACCTCTGAAAAACTTCTGCAGCTGAGGGAGAGGTGCCCCGGAACAGAACCAGAAAATGCGCGTCAGCCACCGAGAGAGACTCCAGAGTTCGAGACAAACGGAGATGATGAAACACAGAGTACACACAGTGAAACAACAGATACCGCTTCAGATTTTGAAGGCGACATAGCTGATGAGAATGTCGAGATGGATATATGTTTCAGAAGTGTCAGCTGTAGGGAGGTGGCTGGTAAAGACTCCTCCTGTCACAGCAGCACTGAGAGTTGTGGTAGGATTAGATCAAAATCATCTGCGGAAACAGGTAGTCTGGCCTATGTGGACTTCCCTGCAGTCGCAGCGATGAGCGCTGCACCTCCGTCTCTGAGATGGGGACCACAAGCACCGTTGCCCCAGAAAGCCGAGCGGCCGAGAGGTTCTGCTCGCCCCGTATCCTCTGTTGAAACCAGCAACCCCTTGGTGATGCAGCTGCTTAAGGGGAACCTTCCACTGGAAGAAGTTCTCCCAGTATCTCACGCCAACATCAAGCTGGAAACTACACAGCCACTGGACAAGCAGTCAGAAAGCCTCTCCCTGCAAATGGAGGGCAGTTGCTATTTTGGCAAAGAATCTTCTCCGGATGTAGGAATAAAGACGAGTGCCCTAAGCAGGAGTGAAGACTTCCAGTCAATGAGATCTTCCATAGATCCCCAGGAGAAGTGCGGATCAGGGGCAGCATTGCCTAGAGCCGAGGATGTGGAGGATCAGTCTGTTCCAGAAAAACATTCCAAAGTTGGCTCGACTTTAAGCTGCCAAGACCAGCTGGCAAATGTGGTAAGTGCCTCTCAGAAGCCTGGAGATGTGGGCCCTCgggaaagaacattttcttcctgtAGCTTTGAGGAGCAAAAGGAGTTGCCCAAGGTCCATCGGGTGCCACAGCACAACCCATTAACAAGTGTCGTCACAAATAAAAGTCCGGAGAAGTTGGACGCCTCTACGGAGCCTCAGTTTTTATCTCCAACTGTAACTCCCCTTGGTCCAAATCAGACAGGGGGTACATCGGTGAATAAAAATTATGTTGGAGTTCAAGGCAAAAAACTCTTTGGTTCAGGTTTTCCTTGCAGCCCCAGTGTTAGACTACATCACTCCAGGGCTTTGGATCAAGTTTCAGCCATGGGAACCTCGTCCCCCAGCAAACAGATCCCTCTGAACAAGAGCTGTGCGTCAGGAGAAGGAATGCCAGCTGCGAGGGAAGGATGGACTTCAAAGCAGCACACCAACACCCTGGGAGGAGTCAAAAATGAGAACGTGTTGGCACGCGGCAGCCCAGCCAAGAGTAACGCGGAGAACCGGAAGGATGCAGCACAAAACCCCGTGGAGCTGACTGAGCATTTGCAAAGCGTTCCGCTGGTTATGGACTTGCCATTTTTTAAGTTTTCGAGGGAACCAGGAAAAGGACACAATCACCCTTTGGAGCCTTCTTCCATACCCTCTCAGCTCAACATCAAGCAAGCATTTTATGGGAAGCTTTCTAAGCTGCAGCTTAATTCCACCAGCTTTAATTATTCATCCAACACTCCAGCTTTTCCCAGAAGTCTTGCTGGAAGCATGATGCAGCTCACCCACAAAGCGAACTTTGCTGCAAACCATAATACGTCCCTTTCTGTGCAGATGTTTGCCGACAGCAGCAGTGTTGACGAGATATCGTTCAAGTGCTCCTGCAGCCTTAAAGCCATGATCATGTGTAAGGGCTGCGGGGCGTTTTGTCATGACGACTGTATAGGACCCTCTAAGCTTTGTGTATTGTGCCTTGTGGTGAGATAA